A window of Bdellovibrio svalbardensis genomic DNA:
TGCGACCTTCGAAGCCGCCTGCCCTGGCGCCCAGCCAACTTGCCATCACGCCGAACACCTCCTCATCACCCTGCACTTACTCTCAAATCAAAATGCAAAAGGCAACTCTCAGAATATCAAAGCAAGAGATATTCCGATTATATATTTTAATAACATCAACTACCCACCCGTCGTAATGCCTGTCAGCGACCTAACTTTATCTTTGGCGGCGGGAACTGAAAAGACTGTCGACATCACGGGCTCATCAGGACACCCCTCCGAGACTCAAAACTTTATTTTCACCAAGTGCTTCAGCACGGATACGGGCATCGTGCAGATCACAAGTCCTCCGGACACACCATTTTCTAGCGGCATGGCAACAATTAAACTAAAACCTATGGCCGCGGGCACGGCACAAGTTACCTTGCAAATTAACGATGGCGGCTTAGAAAACAATACTTCAAAAGATTATACTTTCAACGTCACGGTAACTCCGTAATGGAAACACTATGAAAAGATTAAAACATTTAAGATCAAATAGTGGATTTACGCTGGTTGAAATACTCATCGCCCTAAGCCTATTCGGCATGTTGACGAGCGGGATCATGACTATGAATACTTGGCTCAACAACTCTGTAGCTACGGAAGCCTCAAAAGTGGATCGTGACATTGAAAACACTGAAATGCTGAAGCTGGTCACTCAACCCCTGTATTTCGGGTCTCTTCAAGACTTTCCAGAAAACGAACAACTTGCACAATGCATGAAAATCGACACGCGAGAGTGCAATACCGACACCGATTACAAATTAATACCATTCAATTTAACAACTAAAACAAAAATGTTTTTGGCCAGCACAACAAACGAATCTGGAAATATTAAAAATGAACTGACCTTTCGAGTTCATTGTCCAGAAAACAAAACATTCTGTGATCGCGCCTCCTACTATACTGTCACGGTCAAAACATTTATTAACTATTTAAGCTTCAAGTCCGCATTGGTTGAAAAGAAAGGAGTGGTGACTCCAGATTTCACCAATGTCGTCACTTACGTACCAGACAACACCGTCGCTTCCGGTCGACCAATCAACGTCGTTTTGTTTGTTGATAACTCTAACAGCATGGTCTTTGCCAAGGACCAAATCAAATCCGCGTTGGAAGCCTTATTAAACAAACTCTCCACCATGAATGTCACAGTCGGTCTGTATCCCTTAGTTACGCCATACACCTCCACGGCAAACCGATACTATTTAGATACAAATGGAAACCAAATCACGACCATGCCCCCCTATCCGTATCCCGGCAATTTTACATACTATGAACTCTATTCAGTAGCGGGTAGTTGGCGAAACTACAAATCGTCATTCAATCCCACCTCCTACATAACGAATTATCCTGAAGGGGCAAATGCTGTATTTCCGTTTTTGACTTCGGATGATACCAGTTTAAGAACTAGCAAACTAGACTCTATGAAAAATCTCGTTGAGTCGTATTTTAATTACCCTACAACTTCATCATTGGACACTCCTCTTTGCTCCTTGATAAGATACCTTGAGACACCACAAAGCCCTTCTCCATTTTCAATGGATCAATTTACACCTACCGCATTTTTTATAATTTCAAATGAGGACGATGAAACTGACTTCAACCTCGCCTGGTTTCAAAATGGCTCTTGCCTAAAAGGTTATTTAATGAAGTGGACCGTTTCACCAACGACCTATAATTATTGGGGCAGAAACCAACAGAAGGTATTTAACTTCTCTGCAAACGTTCTTTTGGATGGAGCTCCTGCGACCCTAAATGCTCTTTTTTCTACCAGCACATCGTATGATAGCAAATACATCAATGGTGATTCTTGCGATGCCGATATCGCAACCATGAACTCCGCAGCAGCGGAAAAAATGATTTCTCAGACAGTAGCTACAAGCTATCCTAACTATAAATATATTCCAGGCAGCGGTTTTACATTAACTAAATGCCTTGTCCAAACCCCTTACTTCATAATTAAGCTGGGACTTCCCAGCCCCGATGCAACCATTTGCCCAGCCTTTGAATCTTCAAACCCACCATCTTCAAGCTACATCCCGGGATCATGCTACGAACGTTACGATAACATAGGCACGCAGGGCGGGAGCGTTCAAAGCTATCCTCTGATGCCGGGAATTTCGAATCCCGTTGATGCCGCATACAAATCCATTCAAGATCATTTAAACTTAGCAAATGTTCTTTACATACCCATAGTACACACTGACGCCACGACCTGCACTCTTACTCCGGGCTCCCAAGTGGGAACCCGCTATATGGCCCTCGGCAACAAACCGGGAATCAACTCCAAACCAATACCAATTTGCAGCCCAGACTATTCAGCACACTTAAGTAAACTTGACCAGTGGATTGCGGATTTTGCAGCCAATGATCTGCAATTGTCACCTTCCGTTGCGGCGAACTTCAGCTCAGTCGAATTATCTCGAAATGGAGCCACGATCACTCTGACCTCGAATGTGGATTTTTCACTCGTGGGCACGACTCTTTCTTTCAAGCCAGGAATACTCCAGCCCAACGATGTCATACGGGTTTACTTAAAGTAACATGAACAACAAAGGCTT
This region includes:
- a CDS encoding type II secretion system protein — translated: MKRLKHLRSNSGFTLVEILIALSLFGMLTSGIMTMNTWLNNSVATEASKVDRDIENTEMLKLVTQPLYFGSLQDFPENEQLAQCMKIDTRECNTDTDYKLIPFNLTTKTKMFLASTTNESGNIKNELTFRVHCPENKTFCDRASYYTVTVKTFINYLSFKSALVEKKGVVTPDFTNVVTYVPDNTVASGRPINVVLFVDNSNSMVFAKDQIKSALEALLNKLSTMNVTVGLYPLVTPYTSTANRYYLDTNGNQITTMPPYPYPGNFTYYELYSVAGSWRNYKSSFNPTSYITNYPEGANAVFPFLTSDDTSLRTSKLDSMKNLVESYFNYPTTSSLDTPLCSLIRYLETPQSPSPFSMDQFTPTAFFIISNEDDETDFNLAWFQNGSCLKGYLMKWTVSPTTYNYWGRNQQKVFNFSANVLLDGAPATLNALFSTSTSYDSKYINGDSCDADIATMNSAAAEKMISQTVATSYPNYKYIPGSGFTLTKCLVQTPYFIIKLGLPSPDATICPAFESSNPPSSSYIPGSCYERYDNIGTQGGSVQSYPLMPGISNPVDAAYKSIQDHLNLANVLYIPIVHTDATTCTLTPGSQVGTRYMALGNKPGINSKPIPICSPDYSAHLSKLDQWIADFAANDLQLSPSVAANFSSVELSRNGATITLTSNVDFSLVGTTLSFKPGILQPNDVIRVYLK